A genomic region of Magnolia sinica isolate HGM2019 chromosome 6, MsV1, whole genome shotgun sequence contains the following coding sequences:
- the LOC131249595 gene encoding uncharacterized protein LOC131249595, with translation MVAHVSDFGIARFLFVAVEDNSTNKTNSIVVKGSIGGLSENCNSNGRIGGVEVENALERDNIPNSSKEMEEAPVLVPSGKCNLRKSLAWDSVFFTSEVASKTFKKSSTHALPGIQEDLRKSAESTSALCSDASALESLEIELFRIYEPPLSSIPAVCFILEHVVNQYILKFLMKPVSKPLSSSKSHGLSKQVLENSKKVLVRPRAGATRSGDWNSSLKPPKILPRVNPPSTAAPTKKTLASSECIKIRNNTAKAAGSGSNWKCVALCQKLVFGATPTVTPSSIPSPKSSSSGSSLPSTPSSQNRSGSTKTLRNRADSRNANPSSTTSIMKTPLWISRNKTESRNSNLKAYLMSTSKFYLYNFYGG, from the exons GGGGCTTTCAGAAAATTGTAATAGTAATGGTCGCATTGGAGGTgttgaggttgaaaatgcccTGGAAAGGGACAACATACCAAACTCGAGCAAGGAAATGGAAGAGGCTCCTGTGTTGGTGCCATCAGGCAAGTGTAATTTGCGCAAAAGTTTAGCTTGGGATAGTGTCTTCTTCACAAGTGAAG TTGCAAGTAAAACATTCAAGAAGTCCTCGACACATGCATTACCTGGAATTCAAGAAGATCTTAGGAAATCAGCTGAGTCAACCTCTGCATTATGCAGCGATGCTTCAGCACTCGAAAGCCTTGAAATTGAATTGTTTAGGATATACGAGCCTCCGTTATCA TCCATCCCTGCTGTATGTTTCATCTTAGAGCATGTGGTAAATCAGTACATTCTGAAATTTCTGATGAAGCCCGTCAGCAAGCCTTTGAGCTCTTCCAAGAGTCATGGTCTTAGTAAGCAAGTGCTAGAAAACTCAAAGAAGGTTCTTGTTCGTCCACGAGCA ggTGCCACTAGAAGTGGAGACTGGAACTCTTCTTTAAAGCCACCGAAGATTTTGCCAAGGGTGAACCCTCCCTCAACAGCAGCACCAACCAAGAAAACTTTGGCTTCTTCTGAGTGTATCAAAATAAGAAATAATACTGCGAAGGCTGCAG GAAGTGGAAGCAACTGGAAGTGTGTTGCACTTTGCCAGAAACTTGTTTTTGGTGCTACACCCACTGTGACTCCCAGTTCTATACCTTCACCAAAATCTTCTTCTTCAGGTTCTTCACTCCCATCAACTCCCTCATCGCAAAACAGATCAGGCAGCACTAAGACCTTGAGAAATAGAGCTGATTCTAGAAATGCCAATCCATCTTCTACCACTTCAATTATGAAAACCCCTCTTTGGATCTCCAGAAATAAAACCGAGTCCAGAAATTCTAATTTGAAGGCATATTTAATGTCTACTTCCAAGTTCTACTTGTATAACTTTTATGGAGGATAA